A part of Oncorhynchus kisutch isolate 150728-3 linkage group LG2, Okis_V2, whole genome shotgun sequence genomic DNA contains:
- the LOC109868491 gene encoding interleukin-1 receptor type 2 — protein sequence MSHSEVHCVFLTLVVWIYLEQSHCHYLITVTIMVTWANYAMVILYLLSALFIARSACGLRLPPLPMIDGCFRVSPEPEVFRVQGEAVVLSCVVFDRVLYKRFSQAKAGYTYVIAKRNGTEGIDPDEGKEGRVLQRERQLWLLPARTSDSGEYSCIYRNDTLCVIGSITLQVYETKQTDIEKLSYPISTPVGKKLSIRCPHLKDFNRTEEIEWYKDSSPTVLPVGSGRYQRQRQDVILISDVRPADQGLYTCQLRVHVNNLQYTVSRTINLNVKVPDPVPYIQTTRPIFDPDTTPTPNPGLSTVESPAVVSPKIVSPANGTIFESTLGSVLEISCQVFTGSQSADATMVTWLVDGHSLDSSNLGGRALMSQRRVTTVAGGCYVEVNLYIIDLCDEDTRAELKCVTQNQGGRQEVIAQFRVEDPRSTWLMVGVAGSVCFLTVVSVFLYLLLKPRGKADYFLARQNSTFSSTFSST from the exons ATGTCACACTCAGAggtccactgtgtcttcttaaCTCTGGTGGTGTGGATTTACTTGGAACAGAGCCACTGTCACTACCTCATCACTGTCACCATCATGGTCACCTGGGCAAAC TATGCCATGGTTATCCTCTATCTGCTCTCGGCATTGTTCATCGCTCGCTCTGCCTGTGGACTACGACTACCTCCGCTACCTATGatag ATGGCTGTTTCAGGGTGTCTCCAGAGCCGGAGGTGTTCCGTGTGCAGGGTGAAGCGGTGGTCCTAAGTTGCGTTGTGTTCGACAGGGTCCTCTACAAACGATTCTCCCAGGCTAAGGCGGGTTACACCTATGTCATCGCCAAGAGAAATGGGACGGAGGGCATTGACCCTGACGAGGGGAAAGAGGGACGGGTCCTGCAGCGTGAGCGACAGCTGTGGCTCCTCCCAGCTCGAACTTCTGACTCCGGAGAGTACTCCTGCATCTACAG AAATGACACATTATGTGTAATTGGAAGCATCACTCTACAAGTTTATGAGACCAAGCAAACTGATATTGAGAAGTTGTCTTATCCCATCTCTACACCCGTGGGAAAAAAATTGTCAATCAGATGTCCTCATTTAAAGGACTTCAACAGGACTGAGGAAATAGAGTGGTATAAG GACTCCAGCCCGACAGTGCTTCCTGTTGGCAGTGGGCGCTACCAAAGACAGAGACAAGACGTGATCCTCATCTCAGACGTGAGGCCAGCAGACCAGGGCCTCTACACCTGTCAGCTTAGAGTCCACGTCAACAACCTCCAGTACACAGTCAGCAGGACCATTAACCTCAATGTAAAAG TGCCTGACCCAGTTCCCTACATTCAGACCACCAGGCCCATCTTTGACCCAGACacaaccccaacccctaaccctggTCTCAGCACTGTGGAAT CCCCAGCAGTTGTGTCCCCCAAGATTGTGTCCCCTGCCAATGGAACAATCTTTGAAAGTACATTGG GCTCTGTTTTGGAGATATCCTGCCAGGTTTTCACAGGGAGCCAATCAGCGGACGCCACAATGGTCACATGGTTGGTGGACGGCCATTCATTGGATTCGTCCAACCTTGGTGGACGGGCTCTGATGAGTCAGAGGAG GGTAACCACAGTGGCTGGGGGTTGTTATGTTGAGGTGAATCTGTACATCATTGATCTGTGTGATGAGGATACAAGGGCAGAGCTGAAGTGTGTCACTCAAAACcagggaggaagacaggaggTCATTGCACAGTTCAGAGTCGAAG acCCCAGGTCCACATGGCTGATGGTGGGTGTAGCAGGGTCTGTTTGTTTCCTGACTGTGGTCTCTGTCTTCCTTTACCTCCTCCTAAAACCCAGAGGAAAGGCTGACTACTTCCTGGCTCGACAGAACAGCACCTTTAGCTCTACTTTTAGCTCCACATAA